The following proteins come from a genomic window of Alnus glutinosa chromosome 10, dhAlnGlut1.1, whole genome shotgun sequence:
- the LOC133880313 gene encoding uncharacterized protein LOC133880313 isoform X2 — protein sequence MALCACASSSSLSILSSQSPPRPRVSSSSPPLLSLSPIDKTLSQIHSSGVIACLRANSADLALKAARAALSGGITVLEIVMSTPGVLEVLQQLVQEHPTTALGVGTVLNVEDAKSAINAGAKFLMSPAMVKDIMVDVQCGEVLYIPGVMTPTEILSAYDAGAKIVKIQSENISTEERHPLFYQMPYLIERQLVRIISKKYINLHVRQLCRAMMPS from the exons ATGGCCCTCTGCGCTTGCGCTTCCTCGTCTTCTCTCAGCATTCTGAGCTCTCAATCACCGCCTCGGCCTAGggtttcttcctcttctcctccgCTCCTCTCTCTGTCTCCGATTGACAAAACCTTGTCGCAGATTCACAGTTCCGGTGTCATCGCTTGCCTTCGTGCCAACAG TGCGGACCTGGCACTGAAAGCGGCACGTGCTGCGCTAAGTGGCGGCATCACAGTT CTGGAGATTGTGATGTCCACGCCAGGTGTACTTGAG GTTTTGCAGCAGTTGGTGCAGGAGCATCCTACTACGGCCTTGGGG GTTGGGACTGTGCTAAATGTTGAGGATGCCAAGAGTGCAATAAATGCAGGAGCCAAATTTCTTATGAGTCCTGCTATGGTGAAG GACATTATGGTTGATGTCCAGTGTGGTGAAGTTTTATACATACCTGGTGTGATGACTCCAACAGAa ATATTATCTGCATATGATGCTGGTGCAAAAATTGTCAAG ATTCAATCAGAGAATATATCAACAGAGGAGCGTCATCCGTTGTTTTATCAGATGCCATATTTAATAGAGAGGCAATTAGTCAGAATAATTTCAAAGAAATATATCAACTTGCACGTTCGGCAGCTTTGCAGGGCAATGATGCCGTCGTAG
- the LOC133879370 gene encoding pentatricopeptide repeat-containing protein At1g11290, chloroplastic: MSSQVLHPTPLLPITNSKAPAIPSKASTSSSPTVSHTLSTRTHIPSHVYKHPAALLLELCTCMKELHQILPLIIKNGLSDEHLFQTKLVSLFCKYGSVSDAARVFEPIEDKLDALYHTMLKGYAKNSSLNNAVSFFCRMKYDEVEPVVYNFTYLLKVCGDNSDLRRGKEIHGQLITSGHSSNLFAMTGVVNLYAKCRQIDEAYKMFDRMPEKDLVSWNTIIAGYAQNGLAKVALKLVLQMQEEGQKPDSITLVTILPAAAHIVSLRIGKSIHGYVMRAGFESLVNISTALVDMYSKCRSVGIAWLIFDRMKQKTAVSWNTMIDGYVESGDPEEAMAIFQRMLDEGFEPTNVTIMGTLHACADLGDLERGKFVHKLLDQLKLGSDVSVMNSLISMYSKCKRVDLAAEVFENLQGKTLVSWNAMILGYAQNGRVNEALNHFCEMKSQSIKPDSFTMVSVIPALAELSVTRQAKWMHGLVIRTCLDKNVFVMTAIVDMYAKCGAIHIARKLFDKMEERHVTTWNAMIDGYGTHGLGKAAVELFYDMQKGTVKPNDITFLCVISACSHSGLVEEGLSFFSSMKEDYGLTPSMDHYGAMVDLLGRAGKLNEAWDFIQKMPMEPGITVFGAMLGACKIHKNVELGEKAAEKLFELNPDEGGYHVLLCNIYATASMWDKMAEVRTMMEKSRLRKTPGCSLVDLRNEVHAFHSGSTSHPQSKRIYAFLDTLGEEIRAAGYVPDTNSIHDVEDDVKEQLLNGHSEKLAIAFGLLNTSPGTTIHIRKNLRVCGDCHNATKYISLVTGREIIVRDMHRFHHFKNGTCSCGDYW, from the coding sequence ATGAGCTCACAGGTCCTCCACCCCACGCCCCTCCTGCCCATCACAAACAGCAAAGCCCCGGCAATTCCTTCCAAAGCAAGCACCTCTTCATCGCCTACTGTTTCTCACACCCTATCAACAAGAACCCACATTCCTTCTCATGTCTATAAGCACCCTGCAGCCCTTCTCCTTGAGCTCTGCACTTGCATGAAAGAGCTCCACCAAATTCTACCTCTCATCATCAAGAACGGCCTTTCCGATGAGCATCTGTTCCAAACCAAGCTCGTCAGTTTGTTCTGTAAGTACGGTAGCGTGAGCGACGCGGCTCGTGTTTTCGAGCCCATTGAGGATAAACTCGACGCGCTTTATCACACTATGCTCAAAGGGTATGCCAAGAACTCGTCGTTGAACAATGCTGTGTCTTTTTTTTGTCGAATGAAGTATGATGAAGTTGAGCCCGTGGTTTATAATTTTACCTATTTGTTGAAAGTTTGCGGTGATAATTCGGACCTTAGGAGGGGTAAGGAGATTCATGGGCAGCTTATAACTAGTGGGCATTCGTCCAATTTGTTTGCAATGACTGGGGTGGTGAATTTGTATGCAAAGTGTAGGCAGATCGATGAAGCTTATAAGATGTTTGATAGAATGCCCGAAAAGGACTTGGTGTCTTGGAATACGATTATTGCTGGATATGCACAAAACGGGTTGGCAAAAGTAGCGTTAAAGTTGGTTTTACAGATGCAGGAGGAAGGACAAAAGCCTGATTCGATTACGTTGGTCACTATCTTGCCTGCCGCTGCACATATTGTGTCTTTGAGGATTGGAAAGTCTATTCATGGCTATGTTATGAGAGCTGGGTTTGAATCGCTTGTAAATATTTCTACTGCTTTGGTAGACATGTATTCAAAATGTAGGTCGGTGGGGATTGCTTGGTTAATCTTCGACAGGATGAAACAAAAGACTGCCGTTTCGTGGAATACCATGATTGATGGGTATGTAGAAAGTGGAGATCCTGAGGAAGCAATGGCAATTTTCCAGAGGATGCTGGATGAAGGGTTTGAACCGACCAATGTTACTATTATGGGAACTTTACATGCGTGTGCTGACTTGGGTGATCTTGAGCGGGGAAAATTCGTTCATAAGTTATTGGATCAATTGAAACTTGGATCTGATGTTTCTGTGATGAACTCTTTGATATCCATGTATTCCAAATGTAAGAGAGTTGATCTTGCTGCTGAAGTATTTGAAAACTTGCAGGGAAAAACCCTTGTCTCATGGAATGCCATGATATTAGGTTATGCTCAAAATGGGCGGGTAAATGAGGCTTTAAATCACTTTTGTGAGATGAAATCACAAAGTATAAAACCAGATTCATTTACCATGGTAAGTGTTATTCCTGCTCTGGCCGAGTTGTCAGTTACACGTCAAGCAAAGTGGATGCATGGACTCGTTATAAGAACTTGCTTGGACAAAAATGTCTTTGTGATGACTGCTATTGTCGACATGTATGCTAAATGCGGAGCTATTCACATCGCAAGAAAGCTCTTTGACAAGATGGAAGAGCGGCATGTGACAACATGGAATGCTATGATAGATGGATACGGGACACACGGCCTTGGAAAAGCTGCTGTAGAACTGTTCTATGATATGCAAAAGGGAACTGTCAAGCCAAATGACATAACTTTTCTATGTGTTATCTCTGCTTGCAGCCACTCAGGTTTGGTGGAAGAGGGACTCAGCTTCTTTTCGAGCATGAAGGAAGATTATGGTTTAACGCCCTCAATGGATCACTATGGAGCTATGGTTGACCTTCTTGGTCGAGCTGGAAAGCTCAATGAAGCCTGGGATTTCATTCAAAAGATGCCTATGGAGCCTGGGATTACTGTATTTGGGGCCATGTTGGGTGCCTGCAAAATCCATAAAAATGTTGAGTTGGGGGAGAAGGCAGCAGAAAAACTGTTCGAGTTAAACCCGGATGAAGGTGGATACCATGTACTGCTCTGTAATATATATGCCACAGCTTCAATGTGGGACAAAATGGCGGAAGTGAGAACCATGATGGAGAAGAGCAGGCTTCGGAAAACTCCTGGTTGCAGTTTAGTGGACTTGAGAAATGAGGTTCACGCGTTCCATTCTGGAAGCACGAGCCATCCCCAATCCAAAAGAATATATGCTTTTCTTGACACACTGGGAGAAGAGATCAGGGCTGCTGGTTATGTGCCTGATACCAACTCAATTCACGATGTGGAGGATGACGTTAAGGAGCAGTTGCTCAATGGCCATAGCGAGAAGCTGGCTATTGCGTTTGGACTCTTAAACACCAGTCCAGGCACAACCATACACATCCGAAAAAACCTTCGAGTTTGTGGGGATTGCCATAATGCGACTAAGTACATTTCACTTGTAACTGGACGGGAAATCATCGTGCGTGATATGCATAGGTTCCACCATTTCAAAAATGGAACCTGCTCCTGCGGAGATTATTGGTGA
- the LOC133879887 gene encoding uncharacterized protein LOC133879887 encodes MSPASKSKSKSKSKPSAGAAKEQQKTSSKPSGSANTGGGSPASAYNPVSGTFHTLETSSVAPLPPLHDSGRFRNIDDTDEHSSSPHGTVSEYDSVSNNGSCSGESEDPKEKIAHSTLRQEVVPGSDNDRREKIRLKNERKHQRQREKRAQELHDRCSGYLMSRKLEVLSQQLVAMGFSFERATLALMMNEGKVEESVAWLFDGNEEEAHQKDVTELGSGANLKIDISEELARISALEVRYKCSMQEVERAVVACEGDLDKAEDMLRAQKQEQPSTPSKPEETTGTKHLMRAQEIPAASATIQQRRNERDFNYPKTTAAVPTFPEPGNRNLQLLKANQLKALAEKRWAATGSNPSASLNLAPPMQVAPLSEKVEARLGVVGNEGRILQQGAVREPVVVMQRPQTLNAKQNHVSSVSSSPAGTVPWYISSVPAVENIRSNGKIIQNQTVGSLGRENQSSEQFYHQAPYKEFPFMFRPVDPTSAGLGGSWSTRGASSPSLMVPSEPQGSWSTMGGSSHSLTAPSSLGLFPAQGSAGTFGSSSHVDWNTGGLMPDCDYTSINWAVNYPSDSKSSSGLLLGLSSFWRNGSGMRLGNPNGNFISGLQDGGVATESSSSAPVSREWTSPFAGKDIFSVPRQFVISPSP; translated from the coding sequence ATGTCTCCAGCATCAAAATCCAAGTCCAAATCCAAGAGCAAGCCCTCTGCAGGGGCTGCAAAGGAACAACAGAAGACTTCTTCCAAGCCTTCCGGTTCTGCTAACACTGGGGGTGGCAGTCCAGCAAGTGCTTACAATCCAGTCTCTGGAACATTCCATACACTAGAAACATCATCAGTTGCCCCTTTGCCACCTTTACATGACAGTGGTCGTTTCCGTAATATAGATGATACAGATGAGCATTCTAGCAGCCCTCATGGAACAGTATCCGAGTATGACTCAGTTTCCAACAATGGCAGTTGCTCTGGTGAGTCTGAAGACCCAAAGGAGAAGATAGCTCATTCTACTCTGCGGCAGGAGGTAGTACCTGGTTCTGACAATGACAGGCGAGAGAAGATTCGTCTGAAAAATGAGCGGAAGCACCAGCGGCAGAGAGAGAAGCGGGCACAAGAGTTGCATGATCGTTGCAGTGGCTATCTCATGTCAAGGAAGCTGGAAGTACTTTCTCAGCAGCTAGTGGCAATGGGGTTCTCTTTTGAAAGGGCAACATTGGCGCTGATGATGAATGAGGGCAAGGTAGAGGAATCGGTTGCCTGGCTTTTTGatggaaatgaagaagaagctcACCAGAAAGATGTTACTGAACTTGGAAGTGGGGCCAATCTGAAAATTGATATTAGTGAAGAGCTGGCTCGGATTTCAGCGTTGGAGGTGAGATACAAATGCTCCATGCAAGAGGTTGAACGAGCTGTTGTTGCCTGTGAAGGTGATCTTGACAAGGCAGAAGATATGTTAAGAGCACAGAAGCAGGAACAACCTTCTACTCCATCAAAGCCAGAAGAAACTACTGGGACCAAGCACCTGATGAGGGCACAAGAAATTCCTGCAGCTTCAGCTACAATACAGcaaagaagaaatgaaagggATTTTAACTACCCCAAGACAACGGCAGCAGTGCCAACATTTCCAGAACCTGGAAATAGAAATCTACAGCTTTTAAAGGCGAATCAACTGAAGGCACTGGCAGAGAAGAGGTGGGCTGCTACCGGATCAAACCCTTCTGCTTCATTGAATTTGGCACCACCTATGCAGGTAGCACCTCTATCAGAAAAGGTGGAGGCGCGGCTTGGTGTTGTTGGAAACGAAGGAAGAATATTACAGCAAGGAGCAGTGAGGGAGCCAGTAGTTGTGATGCAGCGTCCCCAAACCTTAAATGCCAAGCAAAACCATGTTTCTAGCGTAAGTTCTTCACCTGCAGGAACAGTTCCATGGTATATAAGTAGTGTTCCAGCCGTTGAAAACATAAGGTCAAATGGGAAGATCATACAAAACCAGACGGTAGGCAGCCTTGGTCGGGAAAATCAGAGCTCGGAGCAGTTCTACCATCAGGCTCCTTATAAAGAATTTCCTTTCATGTTCAGGCCAGTGGATCCCACATCAGCTGGTCTGGGAGGTTCATGGAGCACAAGGGGTGCATCTTCGCCGTCACTTATGGTTCCTTCTGAGCCTCAGGGTTCATGGAGCACAATGGGCGGATCCTCGCATTCACTTACAGCTCCATCCTCTCTTGGGCTGTTTCCGGCACAGGGTTCGGCAGGAACATTTGGCTCATCTTCACATGTGGATTGGAACACAGGTGGGTTGATGCCTGACTGTGACTATACCAGTATAAATTGGGCTGTGAATTACCCATCAGATTCCAAATCATCAAGTGGGTTGTTGCTGGGGCTCTCTTCCTTTTGGAGGAACGGCTCAGGCATGAGGCTGGGCAATCCAAATGGGAACTTCATATCAGGGTTGCAGGATGGCGGGGTGGCTACAGAATCATCATCTTCCGCACCCGTTTCGCGCGAGTGGACATCCCCCTTTGCAGGCAAGGACATCTTCAGTGTGCCCAGGCAATTTGTTATTTCTCCATCTCCTTAG
- the LOC133880313 gene encoding uncharacterized protein LOC133880313 isoform X1 has translation MALCACASSSSLSILSSQSPPRPRVSSSSPPLLSLSPIDKTLSQIHSSGVIACLRANSADLALKAARAALSGGITVLEIVMSTPGVLEVLQQLVQEHPTTALGVGTVLNVEDAKSAINAGAKFLMSPAMVKDIMVDVQCGEVLYIPGVMTPTEILSAYDAGAKIVKVYPVSALGGSQYISALKRPFYHISMVASQGITIDSIREYINRGASSVVLSDAIFNREAISQNNFKEIYQLARSAALQGNDAVVEQRRRGVP, from the exons ATGGCCCTCTGCGCTTGCGCTTCCTCGTCTTCTCTCAGCATTCTGAGCTCTCAATCACCGCCTCGGCCTAGggtttcttcctcttctcctccgCTCCTCTCTCTGTCTCCGATTGACAAAACCTTGTCGCAGATTCACAGTTCCGGTGTCATCGCTTGCCTTCGTGCCAACAG TGCGGACCTGGCACTGAAAGCGGCACGTGCTGCGCTAAGTGGCGGCATCACAGTT CTGGAGATTGTGATGTCCACGCCAGGTGTACTTGAG GTTTTGCAGCAGTTGGTGCAGGAGCATCCTACTACGGCCTTGGGG GTTGGGACTGTGCTAAATGTTGAGGATGCCAAGAGTGCAATAAATGCAGGAGCCAAATTTCTTATGAGTCCTGCTATGGTGAAG GACATTATGGTTGATGTCCAGTGTGGTGAAGTTTTATACATACCTGGTGTGATGACTCCAACAGAa ATATTATCTGCATATGATGCTGGTGCAAAAATTGTCAAG GTGTATCCTGTCTCTGCGTTAGGTGGTAGTCAGTACATTTCAGCACTCAAGAGGCCTTTTTATCACATCTCAATGGTTGCTTCTCAGGGCATAACAATAG ATTCAATCAGAGAATATATCAACAGAGGAGCGTCATCCGTTGTTTTATCAGATGCCATATTTAATAGAGAGGCAATTAGTCAGAATAATTTCAAAGAAATATATCAACTTGCACGTTCGGCAGCTTTGCAGGGCAATGATGCCGTCGTAGAACAGA GAAGAAGAGGTGTACCCTAA
- the LOC133879640 gene encoding protein ELC-like, which produces MVSPPVHAGQAPPNPQQTQQFLSSVLSQRGPSALPYSEDTKWLIRQHLVALSSAYPSLEPKTATFTHNDGRSVNLLQAEGTVPMSFQGLTYNIPVIIWLMESYPRHPPCVYVNPTRDMVIKRPHAHVNPSGLVSVPYLQNWIYPSSNLAGLAHDLSLHFGRDPPLYSQRRSAPNPSPNPNPSPSPSPSPSPSFSHPNGNASSVGYTRPPRVYPPSPYGGAQTEDPAEVYKRNAVNRLVEVVHADISGIRKAREGDMDALFNAQAVLRHRGEEINRGHKELIDEKEALEQQLQMVLMNGDVLESWLRDNQAKIARGLGGHAIDVDDAFDCVDALSKQMVECAAADLAIEDVVYSLDKAAQDGVMPFDQYLRTVRLLSREQFFHRATAAKVRASQMQAQVANMASRISHFGGDTEQLRVRA; this is translated from the coding sequence ATGGTGTCACCGCCGGTGCACGCGGGTCAGGCCCCGCCGAACCCCCAGCAGACCCAGCAGTTCCTGAGCTCCGTCCTCTCCCAGCGCGGACCCTCGGCGCTCCCCTACTCCGAGGACACCAAGTGGCTCATCCGCCAGCACCTCGTCGCTCTCTCCTCCGCCTACCCCTCTCTCGAGCCCAAAACGGCGACGTTCACCCACAACGACGGCCGTTCCGTCAACCTCCTCCAGGCCGAAGGCACCGTCCCCATGTCCTTCCAGGGCCTCACCTACAACATCCCCGTCATCATCTGGCTCATGGAGTCCTACCCCCGCCACCCTCCCTGCGTCTACGTCAACCCCACGCGCGACATGGTCATCAAGCGCCCCCACGCCCACGTCAACCCCTCAGGCCTCGTCTCCGTCCCTTATCTCCAAAACTGGATCTACCCCAGCTCCAATCTCGCCGGCCTGGCCCACGATCTCAGCCTCCACTTTGGCCGCGACCCACCTCTCTATTCCCAGCGCCGCTCCGCCCCTAACCCTagccctaaccctaaccctagcccTAGCCCTAGCCCTAGCCCTAGCCCCAGTTTCAGTCATCCCAATGGAAATGCCTCCAGCGTGGGCTACACGCGCCCGCCGAGGGTGTACCCGCCGTCTCCTTATGGTGGGGCGCAGACGGAGGACCCGGCGGAGGTGTACAAGAGGAACGCGGTGAACAGGCTGGTGGAGGTAGTCCACGCAGACATCTCCGGGATCAGGAAGGCCCGTGAGGGGGACATGGACGCGCTCTTCAACGCGCAGGCCGTGCTCAGACACCGCGGAGAAGAGATAAACAGAGGCCACAAGGAACTGATCGACGAGAAGGAAGCGTTGGAGCAGCAGCTGCAGATGGTTTTGATGAACGGCGACGTCTTGGAGTCGTGGCTGAGAGACAACCAAGCCAAGATTGCGAGGGGTTTAGGTGGCCACGCGATAGACGTGGACGACGCCTTCGATTGCGTGGATGCGTTGTCGAAGCAGATGGTCGAGTGCGCGGCCGCGGACTTGGCCATCGAGGATGTGGTGTATTCGCTGGACAAGGCGGCGCAGGATGGTGTGATGCCGTTCGATCAGTACCTGAGGACGGTGCGATTGTTGTCGCGCGAGCAGTTCTTCCACCGCGCCACTGCCGCGAAGGTGCGTGCCTCTCAGATGCAGGCGCAGGTGGCCAATATGGCCTCCAGGATTTCACATTTTGGCGGTGATACGGAGCAACTGCGCGTTCGAGCTtga